A section of the Thermotoga caldifontis AZM44c09 genome encodes:
- a CDS encoding [Fe-Fe] hydrogenase large subunit C-terminal domain-containing protein — protein sequence MTVYVDNRPVEIDSNAENLLEALRNVGIEIPNLCYLSETSSYGACRMCLVEVDGQLVTSCTTKPREGMHIKTNTPEIQQLRKGILELILASHNRDCTVCERNGSCKLQKYAEDFGIRKVRFEELRKFQHVDASGPIVRDSSRCILCGDCVRMCEEVQSVGAIDFAYRGIESRVTTAFEANLSDTECVYCGQCVSVCPTGALYVRNDTEKLYEALSSGKTVIGMIAPAVRVAIAEEFKIDKDPFIAERLVSFLKLVGFTKVFDVAFGADLVAFEEAHELLERIERNEKLPLFTSCCPAWVKYVEQFYPTLTNNLSSVKSPQQALGTIVKKIYAKKMNLDPDRIYLVSFMPCTAKKFEAEREEHKGIVDLVLTSRELAQLIKASRIDLSKLEPQPFDRPYGVSSQGGLDFGKSGGVLSSVISVINDETGVERQEILELEKGIRLAEVKTKDGRTIKGLIVFGLSRARRIVNDILEGRLDVDAVEVMACNFGCVGGGGQPYPNDTQARQSRAKQLKELVSVKSLISPSENYHMRKLYEEVESLHELIHTSYRPRKRIVHEDVEVLPAENGEKVTVKVCLGTSCYLKGSYRLLSQLIELAKRKDYSSVEIMGTFCLEHCDRSPNVLVNDKLVSEADLEKVEREIERQLKERIRDASQTNV from the coding sequence ATGACGGTTTACGTGGACAACAGGCCGGTTGAGATAGATTCGAACGCGGAAAACCTGCTCGAGGCGCTCAGGAACGTCGGAATCGAGATACCGAATCTGTGCTACCTGTCAGAAACTTCCAGCTACGGCGCGTGCAGGATGTGCCTTGTGGAGGTCGATGGTCAGCTCGTCACCTCCTGCACGACGAAGCCGAGAGAGGGCATGCATATCAAAACGAACACACCAGAGATCCAGCAGTTGAGAAAAGGTATTCTCGAGCTCATACTCGCCAGCCACAACAGAGATTGCACCGTGTGTGAACGAAACGGCAGCTGCAAGCTGCAAAAGTACGCGGAAGACTTCGGGATCAGAAAGGTGCGTTTTGAAGAACTGCGAAAATTCCAGCACGTTGACGCCTCCGGTCCCATCGTGAGGGACTCGAGCAGGTGCATTCTGTGTGGAGACTGCGTGAGGATGTGCGAGGAAGTGCAGTCCGTCGGTGCGATAGATTTCGCGTACCGCGGCATAGAATCGCGCGTCACAACGGCCTTCGAAGCGAACCTCTCTGACACCGAGTGCGTCTACTGCGGTCAGTGCGTTTCCGTCTGTCCCACGGGCGCACTGTACGTGAGGAACGATACGGAAAAACTTTACGAAGCGCTGTCGAGCGGAAAGACCGTCATCGGCATGATCGCGCCCGCCGTGAGGGTGGCCATAGCGGAAGAATTCAAAATCGATAAAGATCCGTTCATCGCGGAGCGTTTGGTGAGCTTTCTCAAGCTGGTGGGATTCACGAAGGTCTTCGATGTGGCCTTCGGTGCCGACCTCGTGGCCTTCGAAGAGGCACACGAGCTCCTGGAACGCATCGAACGGAACGAGAAACTCCCGCTCTTCACCTCGTGCTGTCCCGCGTGGGTCAAGTACGTGGAACAGTTCTACCCAACGCTCACGAACAACCTGTCCAGCGTGAAATCTCCACAGCAAGCTCTTGGAACCATCGTGAAGAAGATCTACGCAAAGAAGATGAACCTCGATCCAGACAGGATCTATCTGGTGTCGTTCATGCCGTGCACAGCGAAGAAGTTCGAAGCCGAGCGAGAAGAACACAAGGGCATCGTCGATCTGGTGTTGACGAGTAGAGAACTGGCACAGCTCATCAAAGCGAGCCGAATCGATCTGAGCAAGCTCGAACCGCAGCCGTTCGATCGTCCCTACGGTGTCTCCTCACAGGGTGGACTCGATTTTGGAAAGAGCGGAGGGGTCCTTTCGAGCGTGATCAGTGTCATCAACGACGAAACAGGTGTCGAAAGGCAGGAGATTCTCGAGCTCGAAAAGGGAATAAGGCTCGCCGAAGTGAAGACGAAGGATGGAAGGACCATCAAAGGCTTGATAGTCTTCGGCCTATCGAGGGCGAGGAGGATCGTCAACGACATTCTCGAAGGTAGGCTCGACGTGGACGCAGTCGAGGTCATGGCGTGCAACTTCGGCTGTGTCGGTGGGGGAGGTCAGCCCTATCCGAACGACACGCAGGCGAGACAGAGCAGGGCGAAACAGTTGAAAGAGCTCGTCTCAGTGAAGAGTCTGATCTCGCCGTCCGAGAACTACCACATGAGAAAACTGTACGAAGAGGTCGAATCACTGCACGAACTGATCCACACGAGTTACAGGCCCAGGAAGCGCATCGTACATGAAGATGTCGAGGTGCTCCCTGCCGAGAACGGCGAGAAAGTCACAGTCAAAGTCTGCCTCGGAACTTCCTGCTACCTCAAAGGCTCGTACAGGCTACTCTCACAACTGATCGAGCTCGCGAAACGCAAAGACTATTCCAGCGTCGAGATAATGGGTACGTTCTGCCTGGAACATTGCGATCGTTCACCCAACGTGCTCGTGAATGATAAACTCGTGAGTGAGGCAGACCTCGAAAAGGTGGAAAGAGAAATTGAAAGACAGCTCAAGGAAAGAATTCGTGATGCTTCCCAGACCAACGTTTGA
- a CDS encoding redox-sensing transcriptional repressor Rex, translating into MLPRPTFERLKLYHRLLLDVKEEYISSETMARMLKLQPEQVRKDLSYLRTTGKPKLGYRVEELKKELDELFAVKRETAVVIVGAGRLGSALANYRGFARYGIEIVAIFDNDPQKVGQFVSDLVVLPLKDLKRVVKRFNVEIGVICVPEESAQEVANLLVACGIKGIWNFAPVQLEVPEDVVVVNEDITQSLLTLKHLLNLRRSKS; encoded by the coding sequence ATGCTTCCCAGACCAACGTTTGAAAGATTGAAGCTGTACCACAGACTGCTCCTCGACGTGAAGGAGGAGTACATCTCCTCTGAAACGATGGCCAGAATGCTGAAACTCCAGCCTGAGCAAGTCAGGAAGGATCTGAGCTATCTCAGGACGACGGGAAAACCGAAGCTCGGTTACAGAGTCGAGGAGCTGAAGAAAGAACTGGACGAACTGTTCGCGGTCAAAAGAGAGACCGCGGTTGTGATAGTGGGGGCGGGCCGGCTCGGCTCCGCCCTCGCCAACTATCGAGGCTTCGCGAGGTATGGCATCGAGATCGTTGCGATCTTCGACAACGATCCGCAGAAGGTAGGCCAGTTCGTGTCTGACCTGGTCGTTCTGCCACTGAAGGATCTGAAACGCGTCGTGAAGAGGTTCAACGTTGAGATCGGTGTGATCTGCGTTCCCGAAGAATCCGCACAGGAGGTCGCGAACCTGCTCGTCGCGTGCGGTATCAAAGGCATCTGGAACTTCGCCCCGGTCCAGCTCGAGGTACCCGAGGACGTGGTCGTGGTGAACGAAGACATCACCCAGAGCCTGCTCACGCTGAAACATCTGCTCAATCTGAGACGTAGCAAAAGTTGA
- a CDS encoding Rossmann-like and DUF2520 domain-containing protein: protein MELNVLGTSKVALAICRRLIERSHRVRFVVSRFREKAQRFVEELGTGIPTVYEEVERLLDVVFFAVPDSAILQVYETIKKKIQPGACLIHFSGFHSSKIFKDAEILDFHRASMHPNLSFADPSVAYSKLPDCIFGVEGDEEGLKKAIKLVEDIPSRYVLLSEDGKAMYHLAAVLCSNFAVGLAALAEKMYAKSGIKDSRELISVLMNSVAENIRMKGVAGSLTGPVARKDWEVVQEEGRLFKETFPEFAQLYDQMVELLVRIREGNL, encoded by the coding sequence GTGGAACTGAACGTTCTGGGTACGAGCAAGGTGGCACTCGCCATCTGTCGAAGGCTCATCGAAAGATCCCACAGAGTCCGCTTCGTCGTATCGCGCTTTAGAGAGAAAGCCCAGCGCTTCGTCGAAGAACTGGGCACGGGTATCCCGACCGTTTATGAAGAAGTCGAAAGGCTCCTCGATGTGGTCTTCTTCGCCGTGCCGGATTCGGCCATCCTTCAAGTTTACGAGACGATCAAGAAAAAGATCCAACCTGGAGCTTGTCTGATACACTTCAGTGGCTTTCATTCCTCAAAGATCTTCAAAGATGCCGAAATTCTTGACTTCCACAGGGCGTCGATGCATCCGAACCTTTCTTTCGCTGATCCATCGGTCGCTTACAGCAAACTTCCAGACTGCATCTTCGGCGTTGAGGGAGACGAAGAGGGATTGAAAAAGGCGATAAAATTGGTTGAGGATATACCAAGCAGGTACGTTCTTCTGTCTGAGGATGGAAAGGCCATGTACCATCTCGCGGCGGTTCTTTGTTCGAACTTCGCGGTGGGACTCGCGGCACTCGCCGAGAAGATGTACGCAAAGAGTGGTATCAAAGATTCACGCGAGCTGATCAGCGTTCTCATGAACAGTGTGGCAGAGAACATCAGAATGAAAGGTGTGGCCGGTTCTTTGACAGGACCCGTTGCGAGGAAAGATTGGGAAGTGGTTCAGGAAGAAGGAAGACTGTTCAAGGAGACGTTCCCAGAGTTCGCCCAGCTCTACGATCAGATGGTCGAGCTCCTCGTGAGGATAAGGGAGGGAAACCTGTGA
- the panB gene encoding 3-methyl-2-oxobutanoate hydroxymethyltransferase translates to MNVQKFMSLKGKQPIVVITAYDAPFARIAHEAGVDAILVGDSLANNVLGFSDTLPATMDDMIRHTQAVRRGAPDAFIIGDMPFLSYQCSSDEAIRNAGRFLKEGGANAVKLEGGAVFAPLIKRMVESGIPVMGHLGLTPQSVNVFGGYRVQGKDEKTAKKLLEDAKALEAAGVFAIVLEMVVEEVAKQITESVSVPTIGIGSGRYCDGQVLVLHDVLGLNPAFQPRFAKRYANLHEISLKAISQYAEEVRNRTFPAEGNVFKLGGS, encoded by the coding sequence ATGAACGTTCAGAAATTCATGTCTTTGAAAGGCAAGCAACCCATAGTGGTGATCACCGCCTACGATGCCCCGTTCGCCCGCATCGCGCACGAAGCCGGTGTCGACGCAATACTGGTTGGAGATTCTCTCGCGAACAACGTTCTTGGTTTTTCCGATACACTGCCCGCCACCATGGACGACATGATCAGGCACACGCAGGCCGTCAGGAGGGGTGCCCCGGACGCGTTCATAATCGGTGATATGCCTTTTCTCTCTTATCAATGCTCTTCAGACGAGGCGATCAGGAACGCGGGAAGGTTTTTGAAAGAAGGCGGTGCGAACGCGGTGAAGCTCGAAGGAGGTGCTGTTTTCGCACCCCTCATAAAGAGGATGGTCGAAAGTGGTATCCCCGTGATGGGGCATCTGGGCCTCACACCGCAATCTGTGAACGTTTTTGGCGGTTACAGGGTGCAGGGTAAAGACGAAAAAACCGCGAAGAAATTGCTCGAAGATGCGAAGGCACTCGAGGCGGCCGGGGTGTTCGCCATCGTTCTCGAGATGGTCGTGGAGGAGGTGGCGAAACAGATCACCGAGAGCGTGAGCGTACCAACGATCGGTATCGGTTCGGGCAGATACTGCGATGGACAGGTGCTCGTGCTGCACGACGTGCTCGGGTTGAACCCGGCCTTCCAGCCGAGGTTCGCAAAACGCTACGCGAATCTGCATGAGATCTCGCTGAAAGCGATCTCTCAGTACGCCGAAGAAGTGAGAAATAGAACGTTCCCCGCGGAAGGGAACGTGTTCAAACTGGGGGGAAGCTGA
- a CDS encoding metallophosphoesterase family protein: MKILHTSDWHLGLQSWIGSKAIDRLEETERAIHFLVDLAEKEKVDLVIVAGDALHNRVNLRIEALNVLSETVAKFASIAPTFVVFGNHDWQGLNHWKTFNLKNLYIVERPDTVELQEAVLFFLPYVDYQRLLGTTRDPIAAMRDFLDSYLADFKRYVKPDKANVLVAHAMLEGCFESERENNIQYQLKSNSFPTDFDYVALGHVHNQMQISQQPVGWYCGSPIALDFGEEKDIKGALLVEISQRTIVKAVRTPHATLKTFEYEDYSLSNLNRIESDLENFSGYARILFKCSPSNEVRKHLLERYESVVKVEFETVWGQQESISAPSERKTLIEMYRDYVKQKYPDFEDEMVKIVEEILKEVEQAEATQD, translated from the coding sequence ATGAAGATCCTCCACACGTCAGACTGGCACCTTGGACTGCAATCCTGGATCGGTTCCAAAGCCATCGACAGGCTCGAAGAGACCGAACGGGCGATTCACTTTCTCGTCGACCTTGCGGAAAAAGAGAAGGTCGACCTCGTGATCGTCGCAGGGGATGCGCTGCACAACAGGGTCAATCTGAGGATCGAAGCTCTGAACGTTCTGAGCGAAACCGTAGCGAAGTTCGCCTCGATCGCGCCCACCTTCGTGGTCTTCGGCAACCACGACTGGCAGGGGCTGAACCACTGGAAGACTTTCAATTTGAAGAACTTGTACATCGTGGAAAGGCCGGACACGGTTGAGCTTCAAGAAGCCGTTCTGTTCTTTTTACCGTACGTGGACTATCAGAGGCTTCTGGGGACAACGAGAGATCCCATCGCCGCGATGAGGGATTTTCTGGATTCCTATCTTGCCGATTTCAAAAGGTACGTCAAACCAGACAAGGCCAACGTTCTCGTTGCGCACGCCATGCTGGAAGGTTGCTTCGAATCCGAGAGGGAGAACAACATTCAGTACCAGCTCAAATCGAACAGCTTTCCCACGGATTTCGATTACGTGGCGCTCGGGCACGTGCACAATCAGATGCAGATCTCGCAGCAACCTGTCGGATGGTACTGTGGTTCGCCCATCGCTCTCGATTTCGGTGAGGAGAAAGATATAAAAGGCGCGTTGCTCGTTGAAATATCTCAAAGAACCATCGTTAAAGCGGTGAGGACGCCGCACGCAACCCTGAAGACCTTCGAGTACGAAGACTACAGCCTTTCGAACCTGAACAGGATAGAGTCCGATCTGGAAAACTTCTCTGGCTATGCACGCATACTGTTCAAATGTTCCCCTTCGAACGAGGTCAGGAAGCATCTGCTGGAACGGTACGAATCCGTCGTGAAGGTCGAATTCGAAACGGTGTGGGGGCAACAGGAATCGATCAGCGCACCGTCTGAGAGAAAGACTTTGATAGAGATGTACAGGGACTACGTCAAACAGAAGTATCCAGATTTCGAAGATGAAATGGTGAAGATCGTGGAAGAAATATTGAAGGAGGTCGAGCAAGCTGAGGCCACTCAGGATTGA